A DNA window from Brassica napus cultivar Da-Ae chromosome A4, Da-Ae, whole genome shotgun sequence contains the following coding sequences:
- the LOC106447866 gene encoding uncharacterized protein LOC106447866, translating into MVKDWINIHRPLFGAFLETHIQSSNEVRIRSAIPAGWKFFGNYEHNSSGRIVVIWDPSVSVFIYKSSAQAVTCGIHILAQNMNFTVTFVYGFNEVGERQELWEELSLIHGIQAMADAPWSVVGDFNQILRLSHHSGYPSRVIDDAGMEDMNLAIQDAELFEAQAKGAPFTWWNNSDANPISTRIDHALINQNWATRFPDSYAEFLEPGQSDHSPCIIKIPSLRRQSKKPFKFFHHIIDHPDYSSVVSAAWNPGSISGTAQFRLVRTMKMLKKDMRNLNKRHFSGISERVKEQSGKVGSLQLALLTRPDQVLAAEEHRKRGKLNLLLNAEQKFYRQRSRVRWADVGDRNTNFYHNSVTQRNSRNHIHYLTDGQGNFLGEISEIKSHAASYFQGILGETELPTSPIDVGPLRDLLMFSCSDLQHAYLKREVLAVEIKGTIFSMNGRLLKDLNTTTIVLIPKSAEACRLQDYRPISCCNIVYKVITKILANRLKPILQASISKNQAAFLKGRSLGENVLLASELIRTYRSPNCLRSCMLKVDIRKAFDTLSWDFVLKLLVAQNFPPIFVTWIAECITSPRFSVAINGELAGFFPGKKGLRQGDSISPYLFILAMEALSRLLEKAVDDGDIRLHPKCHDPRITHLLFADDLLVFSDGSRHSISGIKKVISVFKEWTGLDMNAEKSEIFFGGYSHIEASVISDISGFKIGTFPTRYLGLPLNPSRISYATLQPFLERITSKMHSWTAKSLSYAGKIQLVASVVYGMVNFWSSVFALPKRFYEKVDSLCSAFLWNNSTTSAAGARVSWASICKPKKEGGLGLRRLEEFQKVFDLKRVWNFFSDAGSLWVAWLKANVFHNHCYWSISDSQRVSPTVRSMIKMRETVTEFLRCSVGDGRVASFWYDFWTDLGPLILALGSRGPRDLRLHLESTVFAATFNGAWSLPPARSEEAETLQIVLSTMSPPHATQGPDKFLWRNGTDHYVPKFSSKATWHRIREVAPEVPWFELVWFKEEIPRCSFVVWMAILSRLPTRDRLASWGMVVSTACVLCSSGQESHQHLFFLCPFVSAIWAHFSGSYWQAAPSSMIDVAELLSLNQVAVSPRLQVVIKLLMQTVVYCTWRERNSRIFKHVASTEAGVIARVDRLIRDRLLSIAPSSPQDPSLLSIFFSLTFRPP; encoded by the exons ATGGTCAAAGACTGGATTAATATTCATAGACCTCTTTTTGGAGCGTTTCTTGAAACGCATATTCAAAGTAGTAATGAAGTTAGAATCCGAAGTGCTATTCCGGCAGGGTGGAAGTTTTTTGGGAACTACGAGCACAACAGTTCCGGTCGGATAGTAGTAATATGGGATCCCTCGGTCTCAGTTTTTATATACAAGTCATCTGCTCAAGCGGTTACTTGTGGAATTCATATTTTGGCGCAAAACATGAACTTTACCGTCACGTTTGTTTATGGCTTCAACGAAGTGGGGGAAAGACAGGAGTTGTGGGAAGAATTATCGCTAATACATGGGATTCAAGCAATGGCAGATGCTCCATGGTCGGTAGTAGGAGACTTTAACCAGATTTTGAGGCTCTCTCACCATTCAGGTTATCCATCTAGAGTTATTGATGATGCTGGTATGGAAGACATGAACCTTGCCATCCAGGACGCAGAACTGTTTGAGGCTCAAGCTAAGGGAGCTCCTTTCACTTGGTGGAATAACAGTGACGCAAACCCTATATCGACGAGGATCGATCATGCCCTTATTAATCAGAATTGGGCTACACGATTTCCAGATTCTTATGCGGAATTCTTGGAGCCTGGGCAATCGGATCATTCTCCTTGCATCATCAAAATTCCCTCTCTCAGGCGCCAATCAAAAAAGCCCTTCAAGTTCTTCCATCATATCATCGATCATCCAGACTACTCCTCAGTTGTCTCTGCTGCTTGGAACCCAGGGTCTATCTCAGGTACAGCTCAGTTTAGGCTGGTCAGAACAATGAAGATGCTGAAGAAAGACATGAGGAACCTTAACAAACGACACTTCAGTGGGATCTCTGAGAGGGTGAAGGAGCAATCAGGAAAGGTTGGAAGCCTACAACTGGCTCTCCTAACTCGGCCAGACCAAGTGCTGGCAGCTGAAGAACATAGGAAAAGAGGAAAACTAAATCTTCTCTTGAATGCTGAGCAGAAATTCTACAGACAAAGATCAAGGGTTAGATGGGCTGATGTGGGAGACAGGAATACAAACTTCTATCACAACTCAGTCACTCAAAGGAACTCAAGGAATCATATTCATTATTTAACAGATGGACAAGGCAATTTTCTTGGTGAAATTTCTGAGATAAAGTCCCATGCTGCCTCTTACTTTCAAGGAATTCTTGGTGAGACTGAACTACCTACCTCTCCTATTGACGTTGGTCCTCTTAGGGATCTACTTATGTTTAGCTGCTCAGACCTTCAGCATGCCTACTTGAAGAGAGAAGTCCTTGCTGTGGAGATTAAAGGAACTATCTTTTCAAT GAATGGTCGTTTGCTCAAGGATCTCAATACAACCACCATTGTGCTGATCCCAAAATCTGCTGAGGCTTGTAGGCTCCAAGATTATAGGCCAATCAGCTGTTGCAACATCGTTTATAAGGTGATCACAAAGATCTTGGCAAACAGGCTGAAACCGATCCTGCAGGCCAGCATTTCCAAGAATCAAGCGGCTTTTCTCAAAGGCAGGAGTTTGGGTGAAAATGTTTTACTCGCCTCGGAACTGATCAGAACTTACAGATCACCCAACTGCCTGCGAAGCTGTATGCTGAAGGTGGACATCAGAAAGGCCTTCGACACTCTCTCTTGGGACTTTGTCTTAAAACTCCTTGTGGCCCAGAATTTTCCTCCGATCTTTGTTACCTGGATAGCTGAGTGTATAACTTCGCCTCGATTCTCTGTGGCTATAAACGGGGAGCTTGCTGGTTTCTTCCCCGGAAAGAAAGGTTTGCGACAGGGTGACTCAATCTCTCCATACCTCTTCATCCTTGCCATGGAGGCCCTGTCCAGACTACTAGAAAAAGCTGTCGATGATGGAGATATCCGCCTGCACCCCAAGTGTCACGATCCAAGGATTACACATTTGTTGTTCGCTGATGATCTCTTGGTATTCTCAGATGGGTCAAGACACTCAATTTCAGGTATTAAAAAGGTTATTTCTGTCTTCAAAGAATGGACAGGCCTCGACATGAACGcagaaaaatctgaaatattCTTCGGTGGTTATTCTCATATTGAAGCTTCTGTGATCAGTGATATCTCGGGTTTTAAGATTGGGACCTTTCCTACTAGGTACTTAGGTCTCCCTTTGAATCCGAGTAGGATCAGCTATGCCACCTTGCAGCCGTTTCTGGAACGAATCACCTCTAAAATGCATTCTTGGACTGCTAAGAGTCTGTCTTATGCAGGGAAAATCCAACTGGTTGCCTCTGTTGTGTATGGGATGGTAAACTTCTGGAGCTCCGTATTTGCTTTGCCTAAGAGATTCTATGAGAAAGTGGATTCCCTATGCTCAGCATTCTTGTGGAATAATAGCACGACTTCTGCTGCTGGAGCTAGAGTAAGTTGGGCTAGTATTTGTAAACCAAAGAAGGAGGGAGGACTTGGGCTGAGAAGGCTGGaggaatttcaaaaagttttcgACCTGAAAAGGGTTTGGAATTTTTTCTCTGATGCTGGATCATTGTGGGTTGCTTGGCTTAAAGCCAACGTCTTTCATAACCACTGTTATTGGTCTATATCTGATTCACAGAGAGTTTCTCCAACAGTGAGGAGTATGATCAAGATGAGAGAAACCGTAACTGAATTTCTGAGATGCAGTGTCGGGGATGGAAGAGTTGCAAGCTTCTGGTATGATTTCTGGACAGATCTAGGACCTCTGATCTTGGCTTTGGGGAGCAGGGGGCCTCGGGACCTGAGGTTACATCTGGAGTCTACGGTTTTCGCAGCCACTTTCAATGGTGCTTGGTCTCTCCCGCCGGCGAGGTCTGAAGAGGCAGAGACTCTGCAGATTGTTCTCTCTACCATGTCTCCTCCGCATGCTACTCAAGGACCAGACAAGTTCTTATGGCGTAATGGGACAGATCATTATGTTCCTAAGTTTTCCTCTAAAGCAACGTGGCACCGTATCAGAGAGGTTGCACCAGAGGTCCCTTGGTTCGAGTTGGTATGGTTTAAGGAAGAGATTCCTAGATGCTCCTTTGTTGTGTGGATGGCTATTCTCTCTAGACTTCCTACCAGAGACAGACTGGCTTCTTGGGGCATGGTAGTGTCTACGGCTTGCGTCCTCTGTTCTTCGGGACAGGAGTCTCACCAGCATTTATTCTTCTTGTGCCCTTTTGTCTCTGCTATTTGGGCTCACTTTTCAGGAAGTTATTGGCAAGCTGCTCCATCATCAATGATCGATGTGGCGGAGCTCCTTTCTCTGAACCAGGTTGCTGTCTCTCCAAGACTACAGGTGGTGATTAAATTGTTGATGCAGACTGTTGTCTACTGCACATGGCGAGAGAGAAACTCCCGCATCTTCAAGCACGTTGCCTCCACGGAAGCAGGAGTCATTGCGCGAGTTGACAGACTCATCCGGGATCGTTTGCTTTCCATTGCTCCCTCAAGTCCGCAAGATCCGTCGCTTCTGTCCATCTTCTTCTCCCTCACCTTCCGGCCTCCATGA
- the LOC111214991 gene encoding sigma factor binding protein 1, chloroplastic-like, with the protein MKSSSSSSWTFLTTTSLDQRNPSPVVTSKQMKKTASRNKPIKVRYISNPMRVKTCASKFRELVQELTGQDAVDLELEPEFSPSAVSDHSPSPPPPETFAPHIPHQEPFDDLVAGYYEPLDGEEMFLSQMSRGFSGYFSNEFYNVNDYLGRIDSL; encoded by the coding sequence AtgaagtcatcatcatcatcgtcatggACGTTTCTCACGACCACAAGCTTAGACCAGAGAAACCCATCTCCGGTCGTTACATCAAAGCAAATGAAGAAGACGGCTTCAAGGAACAAACCCATCAAAGTGCGTTACATATCAAACCCCATGAGGGTCAAAACATGTGCGTCCAAGTTTAGAGAACTCGTACAAGAACTCACCGGCCAAGACGCCGTCGATCTTGAGCTTGAGCCCGAGTTTTCCCCTTCCGCGGTATCCGACCACAGCCCTTCTCCGCCGCCGCCGGAGACTTTTGCGCCACATATTCCTCATCAGGAGCCGTTCGATGATCTGGTAGCTGGCTACTATGAGCCGTTGGATGGGGAAGAGATGTTCTTGTCGCAGATGTCGAGAGGTTTTtctggatatttctcgaatgaGTTTTACAATGTGAATGACTATCTTGGAAGAATCGATTCTTTGTGA
- the LOC111214988 gene encoding putative transcription factor bHLH107 — MQPEISDQILYSFLIGGSCASSTTTTTTRSSFYPFAMEDTSSQDKALATTLRKHREGERMRRERINSSLNKLRNLLSCNPKTDKATLLAKVVQRVNELKQQTLEISNENVPSETDEISVLNFENCSNDDGRIIFKVSFCCEDRPDLMQDLVETLKSLQMETLYAYMTTIGGRTRNDLVVVGNKEQHSVESVKLLQNAFESLLERSNQSVMMGHGGGRERSKRRRPLDHIKRV, encoded by the exons atgcaGCCAGAGATTTCAGATCAAATATTATATTCTTTCCTCATCGGAGGATCCTGTGCCTCGtcgaccaccaccaccaccacaaggTCGTCTTTCTACCCGTTTGCCATGGAAGACACAAGTTCTCAAGACAAAGCTCTTGCTACTACTCTCAGGAAACATAGAGAAGGTGAGCGAATGAGAAGAGAAAGAATCAACTCTAGTCTTAACAAGCTCCGGAACTTACTCTCTTGTAACCCCAAG ACCGACAAAGCCACACTACTAGCAAAAGTGGTCCAACGAGTCAACGAACTAAAACAACAAACCCTAGAAATCTCCAACGAAAACGTACCGTCTGAGACAGACGAAATCAGTGTACTCAACTTCGAAAACTGTTCCAACGACGACGGTCGGATAATCTTCAAGGTATCGTTCTGCTGCGAGGACAGGCCAGATCTCATGCAAGATCTCGTGGAGACACTCAAGTCTCTTCAGATGGAAACTCTCTATGCATATATGACGACAATTGGTGGTCGGACGAGAAATGATCTCGTTGTGGTCGGCAACAAAGAGCAGCACAGTGTCGAGTCGGTGAAGTTACTACAGAACGCATTTGAATCGTTGCTCGAACGGTCAAACCAGTCGGTGATGATGGGACATGGTGGTGGGCGAGAAAGGTCCAAAAGACGTCGTCCTCTCGATCACATCAAACGGGTGTGA
- the LOC106445216 gene encoding CDPK-related kinase 7, with translation MGLCHGKPNEHQSKQSLSITNEEKEETKTPFNLFSPLPSLFKTSSPAVSSSSVSSTPLRIFKRPFPPPSPAKHIRAFLARRHGSSAKPDRASIPEGGECEAGLDKAFGFSKQFGAYYEIDGEVGRGHFGFTCSAKGKKGSSKGHDVAVKVIPKSKMTTAIAIEDVRREVKILKALTGHKNLVQFYDAFEDDENVYIVMELLKGGELLDKILQRGGKYSEDDAKKVMVQILSVVAYCHLQGVVHRDLKPENFLFCTKDETSPLKAIDFGLSDYVRPDERLNDIVGSAYYVAPEVLHRTYGTEADMWSIGVIAYILLCGSRPFWARSESGIFRAVLKTEPNFEEAPWPSLSPEALDFVKLLLNKDYRKRLTASQALCHPWLAGSHELKITSDMIIYKLVKVYIMSSSLRKTALWALAKTLTVPQLSYLREQFNLLGPSKNGYISMQNYKTAIMKSSTEATKDSRILDFVDMISCLQYKKLDFEEFCASALSVHQLEAMGTWEQHARRAYELFEKDGNRVIMIEELASELGLGPSVPVHVVLQDWIRHSDGKLSFLGFVRLLHGVSSRRLQKA, from the exons ATGGGTCTCTGTCATGGAAAACCTAACGAACACCAATCGAAACAGAGCCTCTCAATCACCAAcgaggagaaggaagaaactaaGACTCCTTTCAATCTGTTTAGTCCATTACCAAGCCTCTTCAAAACCTCCTCACCTGCGGTATCCTCCTCTAGCGTGAGCTCCACGCCACTACGCATCTTCAAGCGTCCTTTCCCACCTCCTTCACCCGCCAAGCACATACGCGCCTTCCTCGCGCGTCGTCACGGCTCCTCCGCTAAGCCTGACCGAGCTTCGATCCCTGAAGGTGGTGAGTGTGAGGCTGGCCTTGATAAGGCTTTTGGATTCTCGAAGCAGTTTGGTGCGTACTATGAGATTGATGGTGAGGTGGGTCGTGGTCATTTTGGGTTTACTTGCTCTGCTAAAGGGAAGAAAGGTAGCTCGAAAGGTCATGATGTTGCTGTCAAAGTTATTCCCAAATCAAAG atgacTACGGCAATTGCAATTGAGGATGTTAGAAGAGAAGTGAAGATACTGAAGGCTTTGACTGGTCACAAGAACCTAGTCCAGTTCTATGATGCctttgaagatgatgagaatGTTTACATTGTCATGGA GTTATTGAAAGGAGGTGAACTCTTAGACAAAATACTTCAAAG GGGAGGCAAATACTCAGAAGATGATGCTAAAAAAGTAATGGTTCAGATTCTTAGTGTAGTAGCATACTGTCATCTTCAAGGTGTGGTTCACCGTGACCTCAAACCTGAG AATTTTCTCTTTTGTACAAAGGACGAGACTTCTCCTCTGAAAGCCATTGATTTTGGTCTCTCCGACTATGTCAGACCTG ATGAGAGGTTGAATGACATTGTAGGAAGTGCTTACTACGTGGCCCCTGAAGTGTTACACCGTACATATGGAACTGAAGCAGATATGTGGAGCATTGGAGTGATTGCTTATATACTTCTCTGTGGTAGCAGACCCTTTTGGGCCCGTTCTGAATCTGGAATCTTCAGAGCTGTTCTTAAAACAGAACCCAATTTCGAAGAAGCTCCCTGGCCATCTCTTTCACCTGAGGCATTAGATTTCGTGAAACTTTTGCTGAACAAAGATTACCGTAAGAGACTAACTGCTTCACAGGCTTTGT GCCATCCGTGGCTGGCCGGTTCACATGAACTAAAGATAACATCTGATATGATCATTTACAAGCTGGTAAAAGTATACATTATGTCATCTTCTTTAAGGAAAACGGCTTTATGG GCTCTTGCCAAAACATTAACTGTACCGCAGCTGAGTTATCTGCGTGAGCAATTTAATCTGTTGGGACCAAGCAAAAACGGATATATCTCAATGCAGAACTACAAAACA GCGATCATGAAGAGTTCGACAGAGGCTACAAAGGATTCAAGAATCTTGGATTTTGTAGACATG ATTAGTTGTCTTCAGTACAAGAAACTAGACTTTGAAGAGTTTTGCGCTTCGGCTTTAAGTGTTCATCAGCTAGAAGCAATGGGAACTTGGGAGCAACACGCACGTCGTGCTTATGAGCTGTTTGAGAAGGATGGAAACAGAGTTATCATGATCGAGGAGCTTGCATCG GAGCTCGGTCTTGGACCATCAGTACCAGTTCATGTTGTGCTTCAGGATTGGATAAGACATTCTGATGGCAAGCTAAGTTTCTTGGGTTTTGTCAGACTCTTACACGGTGTGTCCTCTCGGAGATTGCAGAAAGCGTAG
- the BNAC04G24850D gene encoding uncharacterized protein BNAC04G24850D, with protein MKKSKQESLFSPSSSWREAHNPSRRTSNSSAVSSGCLPGFFNLFLSTFNFSSNRRKSITQGSKKQEQRTVIYASPPDDTSDRDGGGVVEPPLPRKEGVEGDAARVSLVGALEKCDRDLEELQRTINVIKTSYLLHKKLEVSPPMARDSFKFCSTGDVVVGTQTDKNMKATVHETDTDTTMLSKVMKNDHEYKDNRTYKVNHINLISRPEHYAIHDVISRTATIETRDTTPIMVRKVRRGLMESVNQVCDDVASGQRREVVKIGLAIHDHICRDLIAETVHELSSFSNYYDNECHKYTDCYGEGSGRRHIRRGSTNSLPLDACRRRLVF; from the exons ATGAAGAAGAGTAAACAAGAGAGCTTGTTTTCTCCTTCATCTTCATGGCGGGAGGCTCATAATCCTTCTCGGAGAACTTCAAACTCCTCGGCCGTATCCTCCGGCTGCCTCCCTGGATTCTTCAACCTTTTCCTCTCCACCTTCAACTTCTCCTCCAACCGCCGCAAATCCATCACCCAGGGCTctaaaaaacaagaacaaagaaCGGTCATCTACGCTTCTCCTCCAGATGATACATCAGACCGAGATGGCGGAGGAGTCGTCGAGCCGCCGCTTCCACGCAAGGAAGGAGTGGAGGGAGATGCGGCGAGGGTGAGTCTTGTCGGAGCGTTAGAGAAATGCGATAGGGACTTAGAGGAGCTGCAAAGAACCATCAACGTCATCAAAACCAGTTACCTTCTTCACAAGAAACTTGAGGTTTCACCGCCGATGGCGCGTGATAGTTTCAAGTTCTGTAGCACCG GAGATGTCGTCGTGGGGACGCAAACGGATAAGAACATGAAGGCGACAGTACACGAAACAGACACGGACACAACAATGTTGTCGAAGGTGATGAAGAACGATCATGAGTACAAAGACAACAGAACTTACAAAGTCAACCACATTAATCTAATCTCTAGACCGGAACATTACGCCATTCATGACGTCATTTCCAGGACAGCAACGATAGAGACACGTGACACCACGCCAATCATGGTGCGGAAGGTAAGAAGGGGCTTGATGGAGAGCGTGAACCAGGTTTGTGATGACGTGGCATCTGGTCAACGAAGAGAGGTCGTTAAGATCGGTTTGGCCATTCATGACCACATTTGTCGGGATTTAATCGCGGAGACCGTTCACGAGCTCTCCTCCTTCTCTAACTACTACGACAACGAGTGTCATAAGTATACTGATTGTTACGGCGAAGGAAGTGGACGCCGACACATCCGACGTGGGAGTACCAACTCACTTCCGCTCGACGCGTGTCGAAGAAGATTAGTGTTTTGA
- the LOC111215323 gene encoding sigma factor binding protein 1, chloroplastic-like has product MKSSSSWTFLTTTSLDQRNPSRVSKKTPKQMKKTASRNKPIKVRYISNPMRVKTCASKFRELVQELTGQDAVDLELEPEFSPSAVSDDSSSPPPPENLAPRDLHQEPFDDWVTGNYEPLDGEEMFVSQLSGGFSGYFSNEFYTGDVDGLGKIDLCEDILSI; this is encoded by the coding sequence AtgaagtcatcatcatcatggaCGTTTCTCACGACCACAAGCTTAGACCAGAGAAACCCATCTCGAGTTTCGAAAAAAACACCGAAGCAAATGAAGAAGACGGCTTCAAGGAACAAACCCATCAAAGTGCGTTACATATCGAACCCCATGAGAGTTAAAACTTGTGCCTCCAAGTTTAGAGAGCTCGTACAAGAGCTCACCGGCCAAGACGCCGTCGATCTTGAGCTTGAGCCCGAGTTTTCCCCTTCTGCGGTATCCGACGACAGCTCTTCTCCGCCGCCGCCGGAAAATCTTGCGCCACGTGATCTTCATCAGGAGCCGTTCGATGATTGGGTGACTGGCAACTATGAGCCGTTGGATGGGGAAGAGATGTTTGTGTCGCAGTTGTCGGGAGGTTTTtctggatatttctcgaatgaGTTTTACACTGGGGATGTGGATGGCTTGGGAAAAATCGATCTATGTGAAGATATTCTGAGTATTTAG
- the LOC111214990 gene encoding calmodulin-2 has translation MADQLTDDQISEFKEAFSLFDKDGDGCITTKELGTVMRSLGQNPTEAELQDMINEVDADGNGTIDFPEFLNLMARKMKDTDSEEELKEAFRVFDKDQNGFISAAELRHVMTNLGEKLTDEEVDEMIKEADVDGDGQINYEEFVKVMMAK, from the exons ATGGCGGATCAGCTCACCGACGATCAGATCTCTGAGTTCAAGGAAGCCTTCAGCTTATTCGACAAGGATGGTGACG GTTGTATTACCACCAAGGAGCTGGGAACTGTGATGCGTTCTCTAGGACAGAACCCAACCGAAGCAGAGCTTCAAGACATGATCAATGAAGTTGACGCTGATGGAAACGGAACCATTGATTTCCCTGAGTTTTTGAACCTCATGGCTCGTAAGATGAAGGATACTGACTCCGAGGAAGAGCTCAAGGAGGCATTCCGGGTGTTTGACAAGGACCAGAACGGTTTCATCTCAGCTGCTGAGCTCCGTCATGTGATGACAAACTTAGGTGAGAAGCTCACAGATGAAGAGGTTGATGAGATGATCAAGGAAGCTGATGTTGATGGTGATGGCCAGATTAACTATGAGGAGTTTGTCAAGGTCATGATGGCTAAGTGA